The stretch of DNA AGCCGATGGAGCGGTTTCTCGTGGGGTATGGCCTGGACTTTGCCGAGTACTATCGCGGGCTCCCCTACATCGGGACCATCCCGCGTCCGGCACCGCCGGCCGAGGGACGCAAGATCACGATCACGCCGGGGAGCTAGGGAGACCATGAGAGTGGCCTCGGGAGGCCTGAGAAAGTGAACGCAACGTTCAAGACCGTAATGCTGTGGCTGTCGCTGCTGGTGGTGATCTTCCTGGCGTGGCACCTGGCCCAGTACCAGAACAAGGAGAAGCCCCTCAAGTTCTCCGAGTTCATGACCAAGGTCGAGGCCGGACAGGTCCAGGACGTGACGATCCAGGGGAACGAGATCCGCGGCCACGACGCCGCCCACGACGCCTTCCGGACCTTCGCCCCCGCCCGCTACGAGAAGCTCGTCGACAAGCTGCTCGAGAAGAACGTGGCCGTGACCGTCCAGAGCGACCAGACCTCCAACTGGGCCAGCGCCCTGATCACCGCCGCGCCCTTCGTCCTGATCATCGGCTTCTGGATCTTCTTCATGCGCCAGATGCAGAGCGGGGGCAACAAGGCGCTCAGCTTCGGCAAGTCCAAGGCCAAGCTGCTGGCCAGCCAGCAGAAGAAGGTGACGTTCAAGGATGTGGCGGGTGTGGACGAGGCCAAGGAGGAGCTCCAGGAGATCATCGAGTTCCTGCGTGAGCCGCAGAAGTTCCAGAAGCTGGGCGGGAAGATCCCCAAGGGGGTGCTGCTGATGGGCCCGCCGGGGACCGGCAAGACACTTCTGGCGCGGGCCATCTCGGGCGAGGCCAACGTGCCGTTCTTCTCCATCTCGGGCTCCGACTTCGTCGAGATGTTCGTGGGCGTGGGTGCTTCGCGGGTGCGGGATCTGTTCGAGCAGGGGAAGAAGAACGCCCCCTGCATCATCTTCATCGACGAGATCGACGCCGTCGGCCGGCACCGCGGCGCGGGCCTGGGCGGCGGCCACGACGAGCGCGAGCAGACCCTGAACCAGCTGCTGGTCGAGATGGACGGCTTCGAGTCGAACGACGGCGTCATCCTGATCGCCGCGACCAACCGGCCGGACGTCCTCGACCCGGCCCTGCTCCGTCCCGGGCGGTTCGACCGGCGAGTCGTGGTCCCCCGCCCCGACGTGAAGGGGCGCGAGGAGATCTTCAAGGTCCACACCCGCAAGATTCCCCTCTCCGACGACGTCGACCTCGTCGTGCTCGCCCGGGGCACCCCCGGCTTCTCGGGCGCCGATCTGGCGAACCTGGTGAACGAGGCGGCCCTGAATGCGGCGCGCTACAACAAGAAGGTCGTGTACATGGAGGACTTCGAGTCGTCGAAGGACAAGGTCCTCATGGGCACCGAGCGGCGATCGCTCATCATCTCCGAGAAGGAGAAGCGGCTGACGGCCTACCACGAGGCGGGACACGCCCTGGTGGCCTACTTCATGCCGCACGCGGACCCGATCCACAAGGTCACCATCATCCCGCGCGGCATGGCGCTGGGCGTCACGCAGCAGCTGCCGATCGACGACCGCCACAACTACACCCGCGACTACCTGGAGAGCACCCTGTCGGTGATGATGGGCGGGCGCGTCTCGGAGCAGATGTTCATGAGCGTCCTGACGACCGGCGCCGGGGACGACCTGGAGAAGGCGACCGACATGGCGCGCCGGATGGTGTGCGAGTGGGGCATGAGCGACACGCTGGGGCCGCTCACCTTCGGCAAGAAGGAGGAGCAGATCTTCCTCGGCCGGGAGATCGCGCAGCACCAGGACTACAGCGAGGCGAGCGCCGTGCTCATCGACCAGGAGGTCAAGACGATCTGCCTGGAGGCCTACGCGCGGGCCAGCAAGGTGATCGAGTCCAATCGCGACGCCCTAGTGCGGGTGGCCGAGGCGCTCCTGGAGTACGAGGTCCTGGACGGCGACGAAGTGACCACCCTGATCAAGGGAGAGGACCCGGTCGCGTTCATCGCCCGCAAGCGCCGGCAGCCGGCGCAGCCGGCGACGCGCCCGGCCCCGGAACCGTCCGCCGAACGCCCGCGCCCGGCGATCGCGCCTAATCCGATCAAGCAGCCTTCCTGAACTGTTCCCGCCGCGCGTGACAATGACCTGCAACGCGTTGGTTGTGGCTTCGACGTCCTTCCCCTCGCGCTCCGGTGACCGGCGGCGGCTGGGCGTGCCGCCCCTGAGGAGCGACGCGGCCGTCCGGACCGTGCGCCTCGAGGCGGTTCCCCCGCGCCTCGCCCGGGCGCTCTGCCGATTGATGACCGTCTCCGGGGGGTCCGCCCACGGAGCGCCCGGCCGGCGGGGGCGCGCATCCGTCGTCCTCCTCCAGGGCGACGGGAAGGAGTTCCACGCCTTCCTCGAGAGCGCCGCGAGGAACCAGGCCACCCGGTCGATCGCGGCGGAGGTCCGCGATGTCCTGCTGCGCTCGTCCACCCGGCCGCGCGTCCTGGCGCTGGCGCGCGGCCGCCTGACGTTCGGCGGCCGGACGCTCGTCATGGGCATCCTGAACGTCACGCCCGATTCATTCTCGGACGGGGGCCGCCACTTCGGGGGACGCGCGGCGGTCGAGCGCGCCCTGCAGATGGCGCGGGAGGGGGCCGCGATCGTCGACATCGGCGCCGAGTCGACCCGCCCCGGAGCGAAGCCGGTCCCGCTCGTCGAGGAGCTGCGGCGCCTGATGCCGGTCCTGGAGGAGGTCGTCGGGACGTTCCGCAGCGCGGGAGGGGATCGGCCCCTCGTCTCGGTGGATACGCGCAAGGCCGAGGTGGCCCGCCGCGCCGCCCGGGCGGGCGCCGATCTCATCAACGACGTCTCGGGGCTGACGTTCGATCCGGCGATGGCGGCGGTGGCGGCCGACAGCGGCCTGCCCCTGGTCATCCAGCATACGCAGGGCACGCCCCTCACCATGCAGAAGGCGCCGCGCTACACCCACCTGCTCCCGGAGATCGCCGCCTTCCTGCGCGCGCAGATCGATCGCGCCGTCCGGGCGGGCGTGCGCGAGGACAGGATCCTCATCGACCCGGGTATCGGTTTCGGCAAGCGCCGCCGGGACAACCTCGCCATCCTGCGTCACCTGCAGGTCCTCGCGTCCCTGGGCCGGCCGATCCTCATCGGCGCTTCGCGCAAATCGTTTCTCCAAGGGCCGTCGGATGATCCGCCGGACCGGAGGCTGGCGTCGAGTCTGGCCGCGGAGGCATTGGCCATCCTGGGCGGCGCTGATATCATCAGGGCGCACGACGTCCGGGAGGCGGCGCGCGTCGCCTCCCTCTGCGACGCCGTCCTGCGGGACCCGGCGCCATGATCGAGTCGTTCCTGAATCAGATCACCGCCTTGAACCTCGACTGGCGGGACCTCGCCGACATCCTGATCATGACCATCCTGATCTACCAGCTCGGCCTCCTGCTGAAGGGGACGCGCGCGCTGCAGACGCTCCTCGGCGTCCTCCTGGTGCTCCTCCTTTACAGCCTGACGGCCCCGGAGCGCTTCCTCTACATGCGCACGATCCACAGGGTGCTGGGGCACGTGCTGTTCTACGCGCCGTTCGCCATCATCATCCTGTTCCAGACGACGATCCGGCGCGCGCTGGCCCGGCTCGGACGGACGTCGCTGTTGAGGCTGGGCTATGCCGAGATGACCGACAGGATGCTGGACGAGATCATTCAGGCGGCGGTCACGCTCGCCGCGCGGCCCACCGGGGCGCTCATCGTCATCGAGAGGGAGCAGGCGCTGCCGGACCAGATCGACTCGGGGATCCAGCTCGACGCGTCGATCTCCTATGACCTCTTGATGAACGTCTTCACCCCCGGATCGCCCATGCACGACGGGGCCGTGATCATCGGCGAGGGGCGCGTCAAGGCCGCCTCGTGCTTCCTCCCCGTGACCACCAATCCGCAGCTGTCGCACGAATACGGATCGCGCCACCGGGCGGCGGTCGGGCTGACCGAGGAGTACGACAGCGTCGTGATCGTGATCTCGGAGGAGCACGGCACGATCCGGGGCGCGGTGGACGGGGGACTCAGCGGCCTCCTCGACCGGGCGTCGCTCCGGGCCTTCCTGCGCACCCACCTGGGCGGCCGCGACGCGTCGCACCCGGACGCCGGGGCCGCCGCCACGCGGACGCACGCCGCCTAGGAGCCTGATGCGCTTCAACCTGGGCCGGAACCTCTACCTCAAGGGCTTCTCGCTGCTCCTGGCGATCGTCTGCTGGTACGTCGTGCGCAGCGAGCAGGATCTGATCAGGGACTTCGCCGTCCCCCTGCAGTACGTGAACCTGCCGGCGGACCTCGACCTGTCGGGGCGGGTGGTGGACTCCGTGGTGGTCCGGCTGCGCGCCCCCGAGCCGGTCCTGCGGACCATCACCGAGGACCGCCTGGCGGCCCGCATCGACATGGCGAACGCCCCCCTCGGCGAGCAGTACGTCACGATGACGCCCGGGATGATCAGGGCGCCGGGAGGGGCGCAGATCGATCACATCAGCCCCGACCTGATCAAGGTGAGCATCGACCGCAAGGTGCGGCGCGACGTTCCGGTCGTGGCCGAGTTCTCCGGGACGCTGCCTTCGGGCTACGAGAAGGTGCGGCACGTCGTCGATCCTCCCCGGGTGTCGATCGAGGGTCCGGCCAACGAGGTGACGAAGGTGATCCGCGCCCTGACGGGAACCATCCTGCTCGACGGGGAGACCTCGGACTACGAGGTGGCGGCGACGCCGATCCCCGATGCCCCGTCCTGGAGCCGGGTGCGCGTCGTCTCCCCCCGGGGGCCGGTGCGCGTCCGCATCAGCATCGCCCGGACTCCCGGGTCGCCCCCCGGAGCCGCCCCGGGGGCAGGGACGCCGGGCGGCGTCAGCGCGCGGCCGACGACGCCGCGGCGCTTCGGCATCGGACGCGGGGGCCAGCCTTGAAGCGGCTCTTCGGCACCGACGGCATCCGTGGGGTCGCGGGTGAATTCCCGCTCGACGATTCCACGGTCGCGCGCCTCGGGCGCGCGCTCGCCGCGTCCCTGCCGTCTGCCGCGGGCGGGCCGCCGCGGATCGTCATCGGTCGCGACACTCGCGAGTCGGGACCCGTCATCGAGGAGGCGCTGGCGCGCGGCATCCGCGCCGGCGGAGGCCGCGTCGATCTCGCCGGCGTCCTGACCACGCCCGCGGTGGCCTGCATCACGCGCCTGGCGGGCTACGACGCCGGCCTCGTGGTCTCGGCGTCGCACAATCCCTACCGGGACAACGGCATCAAGGTCTTCTCCGGCACCGGAGAGAAGATCCCCGACCGGCTGGAGATCGACATCGAGCGGCTCGTCCTCGACGGCGGCAAGGCGGCGCTCCCGGAGCGGTCCGGCCCGCCCGGGGAGCCGCGGTCCGATCCGCCGGTCTTCCGGCCGCAGGACCTGAGGGACCGCTACCTGACCTGGCTGCTCGATGCCATCGAGCCGGGCCCATCGCTCTCGGGATGGAGCATCGTCCTCGATTGCGCCAATGGCGCCGCGTCCGACCTCGCCCCCGAGCTCTTCCGGCGCTGCGGCGCGACCGTGACCGCCATTCACGCCCGCCCCGACGGCCGCAACATCAACGAACGCTGCGGCGCCCTCCATCCCGGCGACCTGGCCGCCGAGGTGAGAAGCCGGAAGGCCCGTATGGGGCTGGCGTTCGACGGCGATGCCGATCGGCTTCAGGTCGTGGATGCCGGCGGCCGCGTCCTGGACGGCGACTACGTTCTCTTCCTGGCGGCCCTGGACCTGAAGGCGTCCGGGCGGCTTCGCAGCGGGAGCGTCGTCGGAACCGTGATGAGCAATCTCTGGCTCGAGCGGGCGCTCGAGTCGGAAGGGGTCCGGCTGCTGCGCGCCCCGGTGGGGGACAAGTACGTACTCGAGGAGATGCAGCGCGGCGGGCACGTCCTGGGCGGCGAGCAGTCCGGCCACGTCATCTTCCTGGAACGGGCGACGACGGGGGACGGGCTCCTGACCGCCCTCCTCTTCCTCGACCTGCTGAGGCGCACGGGCCTCGACCTGGCGGCCTGGGCCGCGACCATCAGGCCCTGCCCGCAGATCCTGCTGAACGTGCCCGTGCGCGAACGCCCTCCCCTCGATGCCCACGCGTGCATCGGCCCCGCCATTCGCGAGGAGGAGCGCCGCATGGGGGCGGGCGGGCGCGTGCTGGTGCGCTATTCCGGCACCGAGCCGAAGGCCCGCATCATGGTGGAGGGGGAGTCGCTCGAAGCCGTCGAGCAGGCGGCCGCGCGCTTGAGGTCGGTCATCGAGAAGGCGATCGGCCGGGACAGCTGAGGAGCGTGTCCGAGAGGGAGGCCCGATGGAACCGGTGAGACTCGGAGTGAACGTCGACCACATCGCCACCCTGCGCGAGGCGCGCCGCTCGCGCGAGCCGGATCCCGTCGCGGCGGCGATTCTCGCGGAGATGGCCGGGGCCGATCAGATCACCATCCACCTGCGCGGCGACCGGCGGCACATCCAGGACCGGGACGTGGACCTGCTGCGGCGCTCGATCACGACGCGGCTCAACCTCGAGGCCGCGGCCACCCCGCAGATGGTCACCATCGCCTCGACCCACAAGCCGGACACGGTGACGCTGGTCCCGGAGCGCCGGGAGGAGATCACCACGGAAGGCGGGCTGGACGTCCTCCTGAACCAGAACCTGGTCCGCAAGACCGCGCACGACCTGAGGGCGGCGGGGTGCGAGGTGTCGGTCTTCGTCGATCCCGACTACGATCAGATCAAGGCGATCGCCAAGCTGGAGATCGGCGTCATCGAGATCAACACCGCCAAGTACTCGGAGGCGACGAAGCCGGCCCAGGCCGCGGCCGAGGCGGAGAAGGTGGCGCAGGCGGCGCGCGCCGCCTCCAAGCTGGGCCTCCGGGTGCTGGCCGGCCACGGCCTCAACTACCGCAACGTCCGCCCCATCGTCCGGATCGCGGAGATCGAGGAGCTGAACATCGGCCACTCCATCGTGGCGCGCGCCGCCCTGGTGGGGATGGAGCGGGCCGTGCGCGAAATGAAGGATCGGATGACGCGATGAAGCGCCACCCGGCCTTCGATCCTCCCGAATACGTCGCCTTCGAGGCCGACCCCGGGGTCATGACCGAGTACCGGCAGACGCTGCGCCGGGACCCGCGACGCCTCCGGATCGTCAACGGTCTCGGTCCTGAGGCCCTCCTCCGGCTGTACCAGGGGCTGCTCCGGTGCCGTCTGACCGACATCACCCTGAAGCGCTGGGTGCGGCAGGGGGTGATCTCGAAGGCCTGGCTCGGCACGGGCGAGGAGGCGGTCACGGTCGGCAGCGTGCACGCGCTCGAGAAGGGGGACGTCTCGGGCCCCATGATCCGGAACGCCGGAGCCTGCGCCGAGATGGGCATGAAGGTGGCGCAGACGCTGAAGGCCTACCTGGGCACCGCCGATCAGATCACCAGGGGCCGCGATCTGCACACCGGCGATCCGTCGCTCGGGGTCATTCCGCCGGCCAGCCAGATGGGGAGCTTCGTGCCGGTCTTCACCGGCATCGGCCTGGCGTTCATGCAGAGGGGCGAGAAACGGGTCGGGCTCACGTGGGCCGGCGACGGCGCCACCCGGACGGGCGCCTTTCACGAGGGGATGAACTTCGCCGCGGTCCTGAAGGTGCCGGTGATCTTCGTGGTGCAGAACAACCAGGTGGCCCTGGGCACCCACGTCGAGAAGCACAGCAAGGGGCCGATGGAGGCGCTCCGACCGGCCTATGGCGTCGACGGACTCTCGTGCGAGGGGAACAACGTCCTGGACGTCTACGCCGCGACCCGGCTCCTGGCCGGGCGCTGCCGCAAGGGGGAGGGGCCGTTCATCCTCAATGCCAGGACCTTCCGCATGGGCGGCCACGCCACGCACGACGAGGCGGAGGGCAGGGCGCTGTTCGGCCCGGAACAATTCCGTTACTGGGGCCTCCGGGACCCCATCGGCACGTACGAGGCCTATCTTATGGAGGACGCCCCTGCCCTGGACGGAAGGCGGCGGCGCCTGGGCGCCGCGGACCGGCGGGAGGCCAACCGGCGCGCCCTGGAAGAGGCCGAGGCCGCCGTCATCGCCGAGGTGGACGAGGCCGAGCGGGAGGCCCTGGAGAGCCGCGCGAGCCGGATGCCCGATCCGCAGGACGCCGTGATCGGGGTCTACGCAGGGCCGGGGGCCGGGGCTGCCGGGCCGGCCGCGCCGCGCGGCGCCCGGGGCAAGCGGGCGACTCGCTCCGCGGGCGCCCGGCGGGTATCATAGGCCCCAGGAGCCCGTCCGGGTATTCGGATCGGCTGCTGGCACGGGGAGACTCGATGCGCACCAGGACCGCCGAGCGCGGCCAGGAGAAACGGGAGATCGCTCTCCAGGATCCGAAGGACCTCGGGCTCGGGCGCGAGGACCTGATCGGCCTCTACCGCACCATGGTCCTGTCGCGGCGGATCGACGACAAGGAGGTCCAGCTCAAGCGACAGAACCGCATCTACTTCCAGATCAGCGGAGCGGGCCACGAGGCGGTGCTCGCCGCGGCCGGTCATTTATTGAGGCCCGGGCAGGACTGGCTGTACCCCTACTACCGCGACCGCGCCCTCTGTCTTCAGATCGGCGTCACCCCGCGCGAGATGTTCCTCCAGGCCGCCGGAGCGGCCGACGATCCGGCCTCGGGCGGCCGCCAGATGCCGAGCCACTGGGGGCACAGGCGTCTCCGCATCGTGTCCCAGTCGAGCCCGACCGGCACGCAGTTCCTGCAGGCGGTCGGCTGCGCCGAGGCGGAGCGACTGCTCGACCCGGCCTCCGACGCCGTCGTCTACGTCTCCGGCGGCGACGGCGCCACCAGCGAGGGGGAGTTCTGGGAGTCGCTGAACGCGGCCTGCCTGCGCCGGGCCCGGGTGCTCTACCTGATCACCGACAACGAGTTCGCCATCTCGGTGCCGGTCGAGGCCCAGACCGCGGGCGGCAGCATCTCGCGCCTCGTCGCGGCGTTCCCGGGGCTCGACGTCCAGGAGGTGGACGGCTGCGACGTCCTGGCCTCGTACGCGGCCCTGAAGCGGGCCCTCGATGTGGTGCGCGCCCGGGACGGCGGCCCCGCCCTGGTGCACGCGCACACGATCCGCCCCTACTCGCACTCGCTTTCAGATGATGAGACGCTCTACAAGACGGACGCGGAGCGCGCCCGCGAGGCGGAGCGCGATCCGATCCCGCGTTTCGAGAAATTCCTCATCGCCGGCCGCGTCGCCGACCCGGGCTTCCTCGCGGCGCTGCGCGACGAGGTCGACCGCGAGGTGGACGAGGCGGCGCAGTCGGCCCTGGCCGCGGCTCGCCCCGACCCCTCCACGGTCATGCGGCACATTCACTCGGAGGAGATCGACCCGGCCTCCTCCCGTTTCGACTCGCCGCCGCGGCTCTCCGGCGAGCCGCGCACCATGGTCGATCTCCTGAACGACTGCCTGCGGCACGAGATGGAGCGCGACGAGCGCCTCGTCGTGTTCGGCGAGGACGTCGCCGACTGCACGCGGGAGGAGAACCTCGCGAAGGTCAAGGGCAAGGGGGGCGTCTTCAAGGTGACGCACAACCTGCAGCGCCGCTTCGGATCGGCCCGTGTCTTCAACGCTCCGATCGCCGAGGCCGGCATCCTCGGCCGGGCGATCGGCATGGCGACCCGCGGCCTCAAGCCGGTGATCGAGATCCAGTTCTACGACTATTTCTGGCCGGCGATGATGCAGGTGCGCAACGAGCTGGCGCTCCTGCGCTGGCGGTCGAACGGCGCCTTCTCCTGCCCGCTGGTCGTCCGCGTTCCGATCGGTGGGTACCTCCAGGGAGGGGCCATCTACCACAGCCAGTCGGGCGCCTCGATCCTGACCGCCATACCGGGGCTGCGCGTCGTGATGCCGTCGACCGCGCTCGACGCCAACGGCCTCCTGCGCACCGCCATCCGCTGCGACGACCCGGTGCTGTTCCTGGAGCACAAGCACCTGTACCGCCAGATCTACAACAAGAGCCCGTATCCCGGTCCCGACCACTCCATCCCGTTCGGCCGCGCCACCATCGCCCGCGAGGGCCGCGACCTGACGGTCGTCACGTACGGGGCCCTGGTGGAGCGCTCGCTGCGCGCCGCGCGCACCCTGGCCGCCTCGGGTGTCGAGGCGGAGGTGATCGACCTGCGCTCCCTCAGCCCGTTCGACTGGGAAACCGTGGCGGCCTCGGTGGGCAAGACCGGGAAGGCGCTGGTCGCCTACGAGGATCCCATCTCGTTCGGCTACGGGGCCGAGATCGCGGCGCTCATCGCCGATCGCCTGTTCGAGTTCCTGGACGCCCCGGTGCGGCGCGTGGCCGCCCTCGACACGTTCGTGGCGTACGAGCCCGGCCTCGAGGACCGCATCCTGCCCCAGGTCGAGGACCTGGTCCGCGTCATGAAGGAACTGAGCGCGTACTGATGCGCCTCCGGATCCTGACCGCCGCCCTGATCGCCGGCTCCCTGGCGTTTCCCTCCCCGTCCCTCGCCATCCCGGCCCCGGACGCCCGCACGCAGTCCTTCAGGCTGCAGTCCGAGGGGATGCGCCTCTACCGGGAGGGCAAGTACAAGGACGCCATCCAGGCCCTGCAGCAGGTCGTCAACATCAACCTCAACTCGTTCCTGGCGTTTTACTACCTGGGCATCTGCCTGAACGCCGACCGGCGCTACGGCGAGGCGATCGAGCCGCTCAAGATCGCGCTCGACCTGCAGCCCGACTACGTGCAGGCCCACCT from Candidatus Polarisedimenticolia bacterium encodes:
- the ftsH gene encoding ATP-dependent zinc metalloprotease FtsH, producing the protein MNATFKTVMLWLSLLVVIFLAWHLAQYQNKEKPLKFSEFMTKVEAGQVQDVTIQGNEIRGHDAAHDAFRTFAPARYEKLVDKLLEKNVAVTVQSDQTSNWASALITAAPFVLIIGFWIFFMRQMQSGGNKALSFGKSKAKLLASQQKKVTFKDVAGVDEAKEELQEIIEFLREPQKFQKLGGKIPKGVLLMGPPGTGKTLLARAISGEANVPFFSISGSDFVEMFVGVGASRVRDLFEQGKKNAPCIIFIDEIDAVGRHRGAGLGGGHDEREQTLNQLLVEMDGFESNDGVILIAATNRPDVLDPALLRPGRFDRRVVVPRPDVKGREEIFKVHTRKIPLSDDVDLVVLARGTPGFSGADLANLVNEAALNAARYNKKVVYMEDFESSKDKVLMGTERRSLIISEKEKRLTAYHEAGHALVAYFMPHADPIHKVTIIPRGMALGVTQQLPIDDRHNYTRDYLESTLSVMMGGRVSEQMFMSVLTTGAGDDLEKATDMARRMVCEWGMSDTLGPLTFGKKEEQIFLGREIAQHQDYSEASAVLIDQEVKTICLEAYARASKVIESNRDALVRVAEALLEYEVLDGDEVTTLIKGEDPVAFIARKRRQPAQPATRPAPEPSAERPRPAIAPNPIKQPS
- a CDS encoding thiamine pyrophosphate-dependent enzyme; its protein translation is MKRHPAFDPPEYVAFEADPGVMTEYRQTLRRDPRRLRIVNGLGPEALLRLYQGLLRCRLTDITLKRWVRQGVISKAWLGTGEEAVTVGSVHALEKGDVSGPMIRNAGACAEMGMKVAQTLKAYLGTADQITRGRDLHTGDPSLGVIPPASQMGSFVPVFTGIGLAFMQRGEKRVGLTWAGDGATRTGAFHEGMNFAAVLKVPVIFVVQNNQVALGTHVEKHSKGPMEALRPAYGVDGLSCEGNNVLDVYAATRLLAGRCRKGEGPFILNARTFRMGGHATHDEAEGRALFGPEQFRYWGLRDPIGTYEAYLMEDAPALDGRRRRLGAADRREANRRALEEAEAAVIAEVDEAEREALESRASRMPDPQDAVIGVYAGPGAGAAGPAAPRGARGKRATRSAGARRVS
- the glmM gene encoding phosphoglucosamine mutase — translated: MKRLFGTDGIRGVAGEFPLDDSTVARLGRALAASLPSAAGGPPRIVIGRDTRESGPVIEEALARGIRAGGGRVDLAGVLTTPAVACITRLAGYDAGLVVSASHNPYRDNGIKVFSGTGEKIPDRLEIDIERLVLDGGKAALPERSGPPGEPRSDPPVFRPQDLRDRYLTWLLDAIEPGPSLSGWSIVLDCANGAASDLAPELFRRCGATVTAIHARPDGRNINERCGALHPGDLAAEVRSRKARMGLAFDGDADRLQVVDAGGRVLDGDYVLFLAALDLKASGRLRSGSVVGTVMSNLWLERALESEGVRLLRAPVGDKYVLEEMQRGGHVLGGEQSGHVIFLERATTGDGLLTALLFLDLLRRTGLDLAAWAATIRPCPQILLNVPVRERPPLDAHACIGPAIREEERRMGAGGRVLVRYSGTEPKARIMVEGESLEAVEQAAARLRSVIEKAIGRDS
- a CDS encoding pyridoxine 5'-phosphate synthase; translated protein: MEPVRLGVNVDHIATLREARRSREPDPVAAAILAEMAGADQITIHLRGDRRHIQDRDVDLLRRSITTRLNLEAAATPQMVTIASTHKPDTVTLVPERREEITTEGGLDVLLNQNLVRKTAHDLRAAGCEVSVFVDPDYDQIKAIAKLEIGVIEINTAKYSEATKPAQAAAEAEKVAQAARAASKLGLRVLAGHGLNYRNVRPIVRIAEIEELNIGHSIVARAALVGMERAVREMKDRMTR
- a CDS encoding CdaR family protein; translated protein: MRFNLGRNLYLKGFSLLLAIVCWYVVRSEQDLIRDFAVPLQYVNLPADLDLSGRVVDSVVVRLRAPEPVLRTITEDRLAARIDMANAPLGEQYVTMTPGMIRAPGGAQIDHISPDLIKVSIDRKVRRDVPVVAEFSGTLPSGYEKVRHVVDPPRVSIEGPANEVTKVIRALTGTILLDGETSDYEVAATPIPDAPSWSRVRVVSPRGPVRVRISIARTPGSPPGAAPGAGTPGGVSARPTTPRRFGIGRGGQP
- a CDS encoding dehydrogenase E1 component subunit alpha/beta; this translates as MRTRTAERGQEKREIALQDPKDLGLGREDLIGLYRTMVLSRRIDDKEVQLKRQNRIYFQISGAGHEAVLAAAGHLLRPGQDWLYPYYRDRALCLQIGVTPREMFLQAAGAADDPASGGRQMPSHWGHRRLRIVSQSSPTGTQFLQAVGCAEAERLLDPASDAVVYVSGGDGATSEGEFWESLNAACLRRARVLYLITDNEFAISVPVEAQTAGGSISRLVAAFPGLDVQEVDGCDVLASYAALKRALDVVRARDGGPALVHAHTIRPYSHSLSDDETLYKTDAERAREAERDPIPRFEKFLIAGRVADPGFLAALRDEVDREVDEAAQSALAAARPDPSTVMRHIHSEEIDPASSRFDSPPRLSGEPRTMVDLLNDCLRHEMERDERLVVFGEDVADCTREENLAKVKGKGGVFKVTHNLQRRFGSARVFNAPIAEAGILGRAIGMATRGLKPVIEIQFYDYFWPAMMQVRNELALLRWRSNGAFSCPLVVRVPIGGYLQGGAIYHSQSGASILTAIPGLRVVMPSTALDANGLLRTAIRCDDPVLFLEHKHLYRQIYNKSPYPGPDHSIPFGRATIAREGRDLTVVTYGALVERSLRAARTLAASGVEAEVIDLRSLSPFDWETVAASVGKTGKALVAYEDPISFGYGAEIAALIADRLFEFLDAPVRRVAALDTFVAYEPGLEDRILPQVEDLVRVMKELSAY
- the cdaA gene encoding diadenylate cyclase CdaA, yielding MIESFLNQITALNLDWRDLADILIMTILIYQLGLLLKGTRALQTLLGVLLVLLLYSLTAPERFLYMRTIHRVLGHVLFYAPFAIIILFQTTIRRALARLGRTSLLRLGYAEMTDRMLDEIIQAAVTLAARPTGALIVIEREQALPDQIDSGIQLDASISYDLLMNVFTPGSPMHDGAVIIGEGRVKAASCFLPVTTNPQLSHEYGSRHRAAVGLTEEYDSVVIVISEEHGTIRGAVDGGLSGLLDRASLRAFLRTHLGGRDASHPDAGAAATRTHAA
- the folP gene encoding dihydropteroate synthase; protein product: MPPLRSDAAVRTVRLEAVPPRLARALCRLMTVSGGSAHGAPGRRGRASVVLLQGDGKEFHAFLESAARNQATRSIAAEVRDVLLRSSTRPRVLALARGRLTFGGRTLVMGILNVTPDSFSDGGRHFGGRAAVERALQMAREGAAIVDIGAESTRPGAKPVPLVEELRRLMPVLEEVVGTFRSAGGDRPLVSVDTRKAEVARRAARAGADLINDVSGLTFDPAMAAVAADSGLPLVIQHTQGTPLTMQKAPRYTHLLPEIAAFLRAQIDRAVRAGVREDRILIDPGIGFGKRRRDNLAILRHLQVLASLGRPILIGASRKSFLQGPSDDPPDRRLASSLAAEALAILGGADIIRAHDVREAARVASLCDAVLRDPAP